The following proteins come from a genomic window of Eubalaena glacialis isolate mEubGla1 chromosome X, mEubGla1.1.hap2.+ XY, whole genome shotgun sequence:
- the ERAS gene encoding GTPase ERas yields MALPTKPSMIDLGLGTWSPSSQEQSHRARAPSRGVGKQLPEYKAVVVGASGVGKSALTIQLNHQRFVEDHDPTIQDSYWKEMALDHGGCILNVLDTAGQATHRALRDQCVAIGDGVLGVFALDDPSSLAQLQQMRATWGPHHTQPLVLVGNKCDLVTTTGDARAAAAALAKSWGAPFVETSAKTRQGVEEAFSLLIHEIQRVREAMAKEAMAGPGGDKGRHQKAMCRCGCSVA; encoded by the coding sequence ATGGCGCTGCCAACAAAGCCTAGCATGATTGATCTGGGCCTGGGCACCTGGAGCCCTAGCTCCCAGGAGCAGAGCCACAGGGCTCGGGCACCCTCCAGGGGTGTTGGCAAGCAGCTGCCTGAGTACAAGGCCGTGGTAGTGGGCGCGAGTGGCGTGGGAAAGAGCGCGCTGACCATCCAGCTGAACCACCAGCGCTTCGTGGAAGACCACGACCCCACCATCCAGGATTCCTACTGGAAGGAGATGGCCCTGGATCACGGAGGCTGCATTCTGAATGTGCTGGACACGGCAGGGCAGGCCACTCATCGGGCCCTGCGTGACCAGTGTGTGGCGATCGGGGATGGTGTGCTGGGTGTCTTCGCCCTCGATGACCCCTCGTCTCTAGCCCAGCTGCAGCAGATGCGGGCCACCTGGGGCCCGCACCACACCCAGCCCCTCGTCCTTGTGGGTAACAAGTGTGACCTTGTGACCACCACCGGAGATGCTcgtgctgctgctgcagccctcGCAAAGAGCTGGGGGGCCCCTTTTGTGGAGACCTCAGCCAAGACACGCCAAGGTGTGGAggaggccttttccctgctcatcCATGAGATCCAAAGAGTCCGGGAGGCCATGGCAAAGGAGGCCATGGCAGGGCCAGGTGGGGATAAAGGCCGGCACCAGAAGGCCATGTGCCGCTGTGGCTGCTCCGTGGCCTGA
- the PCSK1N gene encoding proSAAS — protein sequence MAGSPLLRGPRAGGVGLLVLLLLGLLEPPPALCARPVKEPRSLGAASPPKAEASAPRRFRRAATRGEAAGAVQELARALAHLLEAERQERARAEAQEAEDQQARVLAQLLRVWGAPRTNDPALGLEDDPDAPAAQLARALLRARLDPAALAAQLVPAPAPAAALRPRPPVYDDGPTGPDAEDAGDETPDLDPELLRYLLGRILAGSADPEAVAAPRRLRRAADQDLGPEVPPEGVLGALLRVKRLETPAPQAPARRLLP from the exons ATGGCGGGGTCGCCGCTGCTCCGCGGGCCGCGGGCCGGGGGCGTCGGCCTTTTGGTGCTGCTGCTTTTGGGCTTACTCGAGCCGCCCCCCGCGCTCTGCGCAAGGCCGGTAAAG GAGCCCCGCAGCCTGGGCGCAGCCTCCCCGCCCAAGGCTGAGGCCAGCGCTCCCCGCCGCTTCCGGCGGGCAGCGACTCGAGGAGAAGCGGCGGGGGCTGTGCAGGAGCTGGCGCGGGCGCTGGCGCACCTGCTGGAGGCCGAACGGCAGGAGCGGGCGCGGGCCGAGGCGCAGGAGGCTGAGGATCAGCAAGCGCGCGTCCTGGCGCAGCTGCTGCGCGTCTGGGGCGCACCCCGCACCAACGACCCGGCGCTGGGCCTGGAGGACGACCCCGACGCGCCAGCCGCGCAGCTCGCCCGAGCCCTTCTCCGCGCCCGCCTGGACCCCGCCGCCCTCGCAGCCCAGCTTGTtcccgcccctgcccccgccgCGGCACTCAGACCCCGGCCCCCAGTCTACGACGACGGCCCCACGGGCCCAGATGCCGAGGACGCCGGCGACGAGACGCCGGACCTGGATCCGGAGCTGCTGAG GTATTTGTTGGGGCGGATCCTCGCGGGAAGCGCAGACCCCGAAGCTGTGGCTGCCCCGCGTCGCCTCCGCCGAGCCGCTGACCAGGACCTGGGCCCTGAGGTCCCCCCTGAGGGCGTGCTGGGGGCCCTGCTGCGCGTAAAGCGTCTGGAGACCCCCGCACCCCAGGCCCCAGCGCGCCGCCTCCTGCCCTGA